One region of Bacillus zhangzhouensis genomic DNA includes:
- the rpoE gene encoding DNA-directed RNA polymerase subunit delta yields MSLKEYSQEQLKQMSLVELAYEIFRDSKTPITFSELIDEMVRLQGIQKSDLDDRLAQFYTDLNIDGRFISLGDQRWGLRSWYPVDQIEEEVQQAVKTKAKKKKSKAAVVEDDFDEIEEEEEIDELEEDLDLVEDDDDLDLDDDEEIDEDLEEFDEDDDEDDDGLTEINEDDLDDDEEGK; encoded by the coding sequence TTGAGTTTGAAAGAATACTCACAGGAACAGCTCAAACAAATGTCTTTAGTTGAACTTGCTTATGAAATTTTCAGAGACAGCAAAACACCAATTACGTTTTCCGAGTTAATAGATGAAATGGTCCGTTTGCAAGGAATACAAAAATCTGATCTTGATGATCGACTTGCACAATTTTATACAGACTTAAATATAGATGGCCGCTTTATTTCGTTAGGTGATCAGAGATGGGGGCTTCGCAGCTGGTATCCAGTTGATCAAATCGAAGAAGAAGTTCAGCAAGCTGTGAAAACAAAAGCGAAAAAGAAAAAATCAAAAGCAGCTGTCGTTGAAGACGACTTCGATGAGATCGAAGAGGAAGAAGAAATCGACGAGCTTGAAGAAGACCTTGATCTTGTTGAAGATGACGATGATCTCGACCTAGACGATGATGAAGAAATTGATGAAGATCTTGAAGAATTCGACGAAGATGATGATGAAGATGATGACGGCTTAACGGAGATCAATGAAGACGATTTAGACGATGATGAGGAAGGTAAATAA
- a CDS encoding heterodisulfide reductase-related iron-sulfur binding cluster yields the protein MNSLLIINLIAFAAVTAYAVYLFVYLIRTRAAYIRLGKREEFQQDVKKRLERVWVNVFGQKKLLKDKKSGIIHVLFFYGFILVQFGALDFILKGLIPDSGLPLGPVYGIFTFFQEVVTLLILVAVVWAFHRRYVEKLVRLKRGFKSGLVLLFIGGLMLTVLLGNGMNIIWHGHSLSPTEPIASGIAFLLNGISPLAAAIVFYAAWWVHLLILLTFLVYVPQSKHAHLIAGPVNVFVSRLDPPGKLQKIDFEDETQETFGVGKIEDFRQSQLIDLYACVECGRCTNMCPATGTGKMLSPMDLILRLRDHLTNKGAAITSKTPWVPQFAFKQTTGNQLALQARGAGAEESAASSIYHPSLIGEVITEEEIWACTTCRNCEDQCPVMNEHVDKIIDMRRYLVLTEGKMDADAQRAMTSIERQGNPWGLNRKERENWRELREDVHVPTVKELKKAEQTFDYLFWVGSMGAYDNRSQKIALAFAKLLNEAGISFAILGNKEKNSGDTPRRLGNEFLFQELAAKNIEEFQKNGVTKIVTIDPHAYNLFKNEYPDFGLEAEVYHHTELLAELVKEGKITPVYEVNEVITFHDSCYLGRYNEVYDTPRDILKAIPGVTLKEMERNRETGMCCGAGGGLMWMEEETGTRINTARTEQALQVQPSIISSGCPYCLTMLGDGTKAKEVEDQVGTFDVAELLEKSVFGEAEEKVS from the coding sequence ATGAACAGCCTTTTAATCATCAACTTGATCGCATTTGCGGCAGTGACCGCTTACGCTGTGTATTTGTTTGTTTATCTCATTCGAACACGAGCGGCGTATATTCGTCTTGGTAAAAGAGAAGAATTTCAACAAGACGTGAAGAAACGCTTAGAGCGTGTTTGGGTCAATGTATTTGGGCAAAAAAAGCTGTTAAAGGACAAGAAGAGCGGCATCATTCATGTGCTGTTTTTCTACGGATTTATCCTTGTACAGTTCGGAGCCCTTGATTTTATTCTGAAGGGGCTTATTCCAGACAGCGGGCTCCCTTTAGGTCCGGTGTACGGCATCTTTACGTTTTTCCAAGAGGTGGTCACACTTCTCATTTTAGTGGCTGTTGTATGGGCTTTCCATAGAAGATATGTGGAGAAGCTTGTCCGTTTAAAACGAGGCTTTAAATCGGGTCTAGTGCTTTTATTTATTGGCGGCTTAATGCTGACAGTCTTACTAGGGAACGGCATGAACATCATTTGGCATGGACATTCTCTATCACCAACTGAGCCAATCGCTTCTGGTATTGCTTTCTTGCTGAACGGAATTTCACCTCTTGCGGCGGCGATTGTTTTTTATGCCGCATGGTGGGTGCATCTCCTCATTTTGCTGACATTTTTAGTATATGTTCCGCAGTCAAAGCACGCCCATTTGATTGCAGGGCCTGTAAACGTATTTGTCAGCAGATTAGACCCGCCAGGCAAGCTGCAAAAAATCGATTTTGAAGATGAGACACAAGAGACCTTCGGTGTGGGAAAAATTGAAGACTTCCGTCAGTCTCAGCTGATCGATCTTTACGCCTGTGTGGAATGTGGACGCTGCACGAATATGTGCCCGGCAACAGGGACAGGGAAGATGCTGTCTCCGATGGATTTGATTTTAAGATTAAGAGATCATTTAACCAATAAAGGCGCCGCTATTACGTCGAAGACACCTTGGGTTCCCCAGTTTGCCTTCAAGCAGACAACAGGAAACCAGCTGGCACTACAGGCGAGAGGAGCAGGTGCGGAAGAGTCGGCTGCCAGCTCTATATATCATCCTTCTCTTATTGGAGAGGTGATAACAGAAGAAGAAATCTGGGCATGTACGACGTGCCGAAATTGTGAAGACCAATGCCCTGTCATGAATGAACACGTTGATAAAATTATTGATATGCGCAGATACCTTGTGCTGACAGAAGGAAAAATGGACGCAGATGCACAGCGTGCCATGACAAGCATTGAGCGCCAAGGGAATCCGTGGGGGTTGAACCGGAAAGAAAGAGAAAATTGGCGGGAGCTGAGAGAAGATGTGCATGTGCCGACAGTGAAAGAGCTGAAAAAAGCAGAGCAAACCTTTGATTATTTATTCTGGGTTGGTTCAATGGGGGCATATGACAATCGAAGCCAAAAGATTGCGCTTGCCTTTGCAAAGCTCCTCAATGAAGCAGGAATCTCCTTTGCTATCCTAGGCAATAAAGAGAAAAACTCAGGCGATACACCAAGAAGACTCGGAAACGAATTTTTATTCCAAGAGCTTGCTGCAAAGAACATTGAAGAATTCCAGAAAAACGGTGTCACAAAGATCGTTACGATTGATCCTCACGCCTATAACTTATTTAAAAATGAATATCCAGACTTCGGACTTGAGGCAGAAGTGTACCATCATACAGAATTATTGGCAGAGTTAGTGAAAGAAGGGAAAATAACGCCTGTATACGAAGTGAACGAGGTGATTACTTTCCATGACTCTTGCTACCTAGGCAGATATAACGAAGTGTACGACACGCCAAGAGACATTTTAAAAGCCATTCCTGGTGTGACGCTGAAAGAAATGGAGCGCAACCGTGAAACTGGTATGTGCTGCGGTGCAGGCGGGGGCTTAATGTGGATGGAAGAAGAGACGGGTACCCGGATTAACACTGCACGAACGGAGCAGGCGTTACAAGTCCAGCCGTCCATCATCAGCTCAGGGTGTCCTTATTGCTTAACGATGCTCGGAGATGGGACGAAAGCGAAGGAAGTAGAGGATCAGGTAGGGACATTTGACGTCGCAGAACTTCTTGAAAAATCAGTGTTTGGCGAGGCTGAAGAGAAGGTGTCGTAA
- the cls gene encoding cardiolipin synthase — MIALIILLVLIAIVLLVILDLYIGKKYFSTHAFERSFDQTSGDAAFYHDGEPFFDQLLTDIQQASSSIHMMFFIVKNDKIGQRVLQALKEKAEQGVSVFLLTDRLGSYSFDRKTIHLLEKSGIQFYFLNKPRFPFFIYRLNMRNHRKITVIDGKIGYIGGFNIGDEYVGKKGRFGIWKDYHLRMTGQVVADLQHVFLNDLYRSSGIHQLQYEVFPALEPGTLQCTTRATAGFSLEALFLQDIQQTRKQIIICTPYFIPSAPLLKALLDARKRGVTVEIMIPMKADHPLVKEAGFHYLKDLIASGCHVYRFYKGFYHAKALLIDQSRCMISTANFDKRSLFLNEEVDVSIDDPVFTAHVEEKIRDHMEVSEIMTEETLSKRPLLTRPLEWTAAMFSYFL, encoded by the coding sequence ATGATCGCATTGATCATTCTACTCGTACTCATTGCCATCGTTTTGCTCGTCATATTAGACCTTTATATAGGAAAGAAGTATTTTTCTACTCACGCATTTGAACGGTCTTTTGACCAAACAAGCGGCGATGCCGCCTTTTATCATGATGGCGAACCCTTTTTTGATCAGCTGCTTACGGATATACAGCAGGCCTCTTCTTCTATTCATATGATGTTCTTTATTGTAAAGAACGACAAGATTGGTCAAAGGGTCTTACAAGCATTGAAAGAAAAAGCGGAACAAGGAGTTTCCGTCTTTTTGCTGACCGACCGATTAGGCTCCTACTCGTTTGATCGAAAAACCATTCACTTGCTAGAAAAAAGCGGCATTCAATTTTACTTTTTAAATAAGCCTCGTTTTCCTTTTTTTATTTACCGTTTAAACATGAGAAATCACCGAAAAATCACGGTAATTGATGGGAAGATTGGCTATATTGGGGGATTTAATATAGGCGATGAATATGTTGGGAAGAAAGGCCGGTTTGGCATTTGGAAGGATTATCATTTGCGGATGACTGGACAGGTTGTCGCAGATCTCCAGCATGTGTTTCTGAATGATTTGTACCGGTCGTCTGGCATTCATCAGCTGCAATATGAGGTGTTCCCTGCATTGGAACCCGGAACATTACAATGCACTACACGCGCGACTGCTGGCTTTTCTTTAGAAGCTTTATTTCTCCAAGATATTCAGCAGACGAGGAAACAGATCATCATCTGTACGCCTTATTTTATTCCATCAGCCCCTCTTCTGAAGGCGCTGCTTGATGCACGAAAGCGCGGCGTCACAGTTGAAATTATGATTCCCATGAAAGCCGATCATCCACTTGTCAAAGAGGCTGGCTTTCATTATTTGAAGGACCTCATTGCCTCTGGATGCCATGTTTATCGTTTTTATAAAGGATTTTATCATGCGAAAGCCCTATTGATTGACCAGAGCCGCTGTATGATCAGTACTGCGAATTTTGATAAACGAAGCTTGTTTTTAAACGAAGAAGTAGATGTGTCCATTGATGATCCCGTCTTTACTGCGCACGTAGAGGAAAAGATTCGGGATCATATGGAAGTATCTGAGATCATGACAGAAGAAACATTGTCAAAGCGCCCGCTTCTTACACGGCCGCTTGAATGGACTGCCGCCATGTTCTCGTATTTTTTATAA
- the uvsE gene encoding UV DNA damage repair endonuclease UvsE: MRYRFGYVSNAVTLWEASPAKSLTFARYSKLSKEERKEALLRTTKANLVNTLRTLYFAIAHDIPLYRFSSSIVPLATHPEVRWDFVTPFHKEFLEIGKLVKRHGLRISFHPNQFTLFTSPKPSITENAVVDMTYHYQMLEAMKLEKESYLNIHVGGAYGDKESALQRFDENIKQLPAHIKARVTLENDDKTYTSLETVGVCEKHAIPFVFDYHHHVANKDDDAALEDILPRMFDTWTGTGIPPKIHLSSPKSEKAIRSHADGVNMAFVLPLFQALKPYDRDVDFMIEAKLKDQALLRLVEELSAIRGNRRTGGGTIEWKS, from the coding sequence ATGCGTTATCGATTTGGTTATGTATCCAATGCCGTCACCTTGTGGGAAGCTTCTCCTGCCAAGTCACTGACCTTTGCAAGATACAGCAAACTCTCTAAGGAAGAAAGAAAAGAGGCTTTATTGCGAACAACGAAAGCCAATCTCGTGAATACGTTAAGAACGCTTTATTTCGCCATTGCCCATGATATCCCGCTTTACCGTTTTTCAAGTTCGATCGTCCCGCTCGCAACCCACCCAGAAGTACGCTGGGACTTTGTGACACCTTTTCACAAAGAATTTCTTGAGATCGGCAAGCTTGTGAAACGGCACGGCTTACGGATCAGCTTTCACCCCAATCAATTCACCTTGTTTACCAGCCCAAAACCTTCAATTACAGAAAATGCCGTCGTCGATATGACATACCATTATCAGATGCTTGAGGCGATGAAGCTCGAAAAGGAAAGCTATTTGAACATTCATGTAGGCGGCGCTTACGGTGATAAAGAATCAGCTCTTCAGCGCTTTGATGAAAATATCAAACAGCTTCCGGCGCATATCAAGGCGAGGGTGACGCTTGAGAATGATGACAAAACGTATACATCGTTAGAGACGGTTGGTGTATGTGAAAAGCACGCTATTCCATTTGTGTTTGATTACCATCATCATGTGGCAAATAAAGATGACGATGCCGCACTTGAAGATATCCTGCCACGAATGTTCGACACTTGGACGGGCACTGGCATTCCGCCCAAAATCCACTTGTCTTCACCTAAATCTGAAAAAGCCATACGCAGTCATGCAGATGGGGTAAATATGGCCTTTGTCTTACCGCTTTTCCAAGCATTAAAACCGTATGATCGTGATGTAGATTTTATGATTGAGGCGAAATTAAAGGATCAGGCCCTGCTCCGTTTAGTCGAAGAACTGTCTGCGATAAGGGGCAATCGGCGGACGGGCGGAGGAACCATTGAGTGGAAATCATAG
- a CDS encoding general stress protein: protein MSQIYSIRIAAKALNLHKLISLYQKCQQAQHRIYVYSKKTMCSIKNIVELETFRLTHLESDYLIVVEGKKAQDLLQPFE, encoded by the coding sequence ATGTCTCAAATCTATTCAATCCGAATCGCTGCGAAAGCGTTGAATTTACATAAGCTTATTTCTCTTTATCAAAAGTGCCAGCAGGCTCAGCATCGAATATATGTGTATTCTAAAAAAACAATGTGCAGCATTAAAAACATCGTAGAGCTTGAAACCTTCAGGCTCACTCATTTAGAATCTGATTACTTAATTGTCGTAGAGGGGAAAAAAGCGCAAGATCTCCTACAGCCATTTGAATAA
- a CDS encoding LD-carboxypeptidase, whose amino-acid sequence MKGLRRLQKGDKIGIFSPSSPASAASPLRYQRAKKWLEQKGFIVIPGSLTGKKDHYRSGTIQERADELNELMAREDLACIMSMIGGTNSNSLLPYLDFELLKSHPKIMIGYSDATAILLAAYEKTRLPVFYGPALVPSFGEFEPFVNDTYQKFEDILISPPTIPYQIEKPPFWTDERINWEEKTRDKKQRPNDWLCVLEGQAEGRLIGGNLNAMYGIWGSEFMPAIQKGDILLIEDCMKTASVVEKNFSLLKVNGVFERVSGILLGKHELFDDEGTGKEPYEILLEVLGETKKPLIADFDCAHTHPMLTMPIGAQVKMDAASKQVWLTEEWI is encoded by the coding sequence ATGAAGGGGCTTCGGCGATTACAAAAGGGCGATAAGATCGGTATTTTTTCACCTTCCAGTCCTGCATCAGCGGCCTCGCCTCTTAGGTATCAGCGGGCGAAGAAGTGGCTTGAGCAAAAAGGATTCATTGTGATTCCAGGATCATTAACAGGGAAAAAGGATCACTACCGTTCAGGTACAATTCAAGAACGAGCAGATGAGCTGAATGAGCTGATGGCTAGAGAGGACTTGGCCTGCATCATGTCAATGATTGGCGGGACGAATTCAAATAGTTTGCTGCCTTATCTTGATTTTGAGCTGCTAAAGTCACATCCTAAAATCATGATCGGTTATTCAGATGCGACGGCGATTCTTTTAGCGGCTTACGAAAAAACGAGACTGCCTGTTTTCTACGGGCCGGCGCTAGTTCCTTCTTTTGGCGAGTTTGAACCTTTTGTCAATGATACATATCAGAAATTTGAGGACATCTTGATATCCCCTCCAACTATTCCTTATCAGATTGAAAAACCGCCTTTTTGGACAGATGAACGAATCAATTGGGAAGAAAAAACGCGTGACAAAAAGCAGCGACCGAATGATTGGCTGTGTGTCCTAGAGGGACAGGCAGAAGGCAGGTTGATTGGCGGGAACTTGAATGCGATGTACGGGATATGGGGAAGTGAGTTCATGCCAGCCATCCAAAAAGGAGACATCCTTCTCATTGAAGATTGTATGAAAACGGCTTCGGTTGTAGAAAAGAACTTCTCTTTATTGAAAGTAAATGGAGTGTTTGAACGGGTATCAGGGATTCTTTTAGGAAAACATGAACTGTTTGATGATGAAGGTACGGGCAAAGAGCCTTACGAGATTTTACTTGAGGTGCTCGGAGAGACAAAAAAACCGCTCATCGCTGATTTTGATTGTGCCCATACGCACCCGATGCTCACCATGCCAATCGGGGCACAAGTGAAAATGGATGCAGCTTCCAAACAAGTTTGGTTGACAGAAGAGTGGATATAG
- a CDS encoding ABC transporter ATP-binding protein/permease, whose translation MLKRFFAYYRPYRGLFFLDFFCAVAVGLMELGFPLIVNYFIDTLLPTGNWTVIASTALALFIIYALSSVMQFIVSYWGHMLGINIETDMRKKLFDHFQRLSFKFFDNNKTGKLMSRMTNDLMYIGEVAHHGPEDLFIAIMTILGAFAVMLMINWQLAILTILIMPVIIWLALHFNKKMTQAITQLNHDIGDFHARVENNIGGIRLVQAFANEHFEKKRFAENNNRFRKAKLLSYKIMSVNGSISYILTRLVTLFVLLAGTWFVLQGQLTAGGFIAFVLITNVLFRPIDKINTVIEMYPKGIAGFKSYVDLLETEPDVKDTEGARDVFGLKGEIEYRNVTFGYDEHSHVLKDIDLKIKQGETVAFVGPSGAGKSTICSLLPRFYDVDEGEITIDGVSTKSMTLSSLRQQIGIVQQDVFLFSGSIRENIAYGNLEASDAEIWEAVRRAHLEELVQRFPEGLNTVIGERGVKLSGGQKQRLSIARMFLKNPSILILDEATSALDTETEKAIQDALSELAAGRTTLVIAHRLATIKHADRIVVVTEEGIQEQGRHQDLIQMGGVYSRLHEAQFGH comes from the coding sequence ATGCTAAAACGCTTTTTCGCCTATTACAGACCCTATCGCGGTCTGTTCTTTTTAGATTTCTTTTGCGCTGTCGCAGTTGGCCTGATGGAACTAGGTTTCCCGTTGATCGTGAACTACTTCATTGATACATTATTACCAACAGGGAACTGGACAGTCATTGCCTCGACCGCACTTGCTCTGTTTATCATTTATGCACTCAGCTCAGTGATGCAGTTTATTGTGTCGTACTGGGGTCACATGCTAGGTATCAATATTGAAACAGATATGAGGAAGAAGCTGTTTGATCATTTTCAGCGTCTCTCATTTAAGTTCTTTGATAACAACAAAACGGGGAAGCTTATGTCTCGGATGACAAATGACCTCATGTACATTGGGGAGGTGGCTCATCACGGACCTGAGGATTTGTTTATTGCGATTATGACGATTCTTGGGGCCTTTGCTGTCATGCTGATGATTAACTGGCAGCTGGCTATTTTAACCATCCTGATTATGCCTGTCATCATTTGGCTCGCCCTTCATTTTAACAAGAAGATGACGCAGGCGATTACACAGCTGAACCATGACATTGGAGACTTTCATGCAAGGGTTGAAAACAATATTGGCGGTATTCGTCTTGTTCAAGCCTTTGCTAACGAACATTTTGAGAAAAAGCGTTTTGCTGAAAACAACAACCGCTTTCGGAAAGCGAAGCTTCTTTCATATAAAATCATGTCGGTCAACGGCTCAATCAGTTACATTCTCACACGTCTAGTGACACTGTTTGTCCTTCTGGCAGGTACATGGTTTGTTCTTCAGGGTCAATTAACGGCAGGTGGATTTATCGCGTTTGTTCTGATTACAAACGTCTTATTCAGACCGATTGATAAGATCAACACAGTGATTGAAATGTATCCAAAAGGAATTGCGGGCTTTAAAAGCTATGTCGACTTACTTGAAACAGAACCAGATGTGAAGGATACAGAGGGAGCGCGTGATGTATTCGGGCTGAAAGGTGAAATTGAATATCGAAACGTGACATTTGGCTACGATGAGCACAGTCATGTGTTAAAAGATATCGATTTGAAGATCAAACAAGGAGAAACTGTTGCGTTTGTCGGGCCCTCAGGAGCCGGGAAATCGACAATTTGCAGTTTGCTGCCACGTTTTTATGATGTGGATGAAGGAGAGATTACGATTGATGGAGTGAGCACAAAATCGATGACCCTGTCTTCTTTAAGACAGCAGATCGGCATTGTGCAGCAGGATGTCTTTTTATTCTCAGGCTCCATTCGAGAAAACATTGCGTACGGCAACCTAGAAGCCAGTGATGCAGAGATTTGGGAGGCTGTACGTCGTGCGCATTTAGAGGAACTCGTTCAGCGTTTCCCAGAAGGACTAAATACTGTCATTGGCGAGCGCGGCGTCAAATTGTCAGGCGGCCAAAAGCAGCGCCTATCGATTGCACGGATGTTCCTAAAAAATCCTTCGATTCTGATTTTAGATGAAGCCACATCAGCGCTCGATACAGAAACAGAAAAAGCCATACAGGATGCACTGAGTGAACTGGCTGCCGGTAGGACGACACTCGTCATTGCCCACCGCCTTGCCACGATTAAACACGCCGACCGTATCGTTGTCGTGACAGAGGAAGGCATCCAAGAACAAGGCCGTCACCAAGACCTCATTCAAATGGGCGGCGTTTACAGCAGACTGCATGAAGCGCAGTTTGGTCATTAA
- the cls gene encoding cardiolipin synthase, producing MKKRRLEFLFLYFMIFGAYMVYWWTVPAWSVQLYAVIYIAIILFSIISLMLENRTSQHTLLWIYVLIFFPIIGYMFYLFSGQLYVKGHLFKSKRMYNREKLRRISELESKPNESRLTDNQRAFFHYTEKATGMHVNTNSDMDILKNGKETFPRIFEELKKAKSFIHIEYYMFKSDFLGHRMMEILIEKVKEGVEVRFIYDAAGSIRFSRKDIKRLKQAGVKVAPFLPLKYGFFNQKLNFRNHRKIVIIDGETGFVGGLNVGKEYVGQDEKIGFWRDTHAMLKGEAVQTLHSVFMLDWEYVSDEVLIDDPRYHMPHLVTGEDVIQVVPTGPDMKESMSDLYDALISNTKQFIWIATPYFVPNESIRTALKIAATRGVDVRVMVPEINDGFLTQYATRSYFSELLKEGIKVYHYQKGFMHQKVMIADGELASVGTANVDMRSFQLNFEVNVFTAAKKPIEQLMAHYEEDMKECEQMGPVHFYKRGLKERLKESFARLFSSVL from the coding sequence GTGAAAAAGAGGAGACTGGAATTTTTATTTTTATATTTTATGATATTCGGGGCATATATGGTGTATTGGTGGACTGTGCCGGCGTGGAGCGTTCAGCTGTACGCAGTGATTTATATCGCCATTATTTTATTTAGTATCATCTCACTCATGCTGGAGAACCGTACATCACAGCACACGTTGTTATGGATATATGTGCTGATTTTTTTCCCGATCATTGGCTATATGTTCTATCTGTTCTCAGGACAGCTCTATGTAAAAGGTCATTTATTCAAATCAAAGAGAATGTATAACCGCGAGAAATTACGCAGAATCTCTGAGCTTGAGAGCAAGCCGAATGAGTCGCGTTTAACCGATAATCAGCGTGCTTTTTTTCATTACACAGAAAAAGCCACAGGCATGCATGTGAATACAAATAGTGATATGGACATTTTAAAGAATGGGAAGGAGACGTTTCCCCGAATTTTTGAAGAGTTAAAAAAGGCAAAATCGTTCATTCATATTGAATATTACATGTTTAAATCTGATTTCCTCGGCCACCGGATGATGGAGATTTTGATTGAAAAAGTGAAAGAAGGGGTAGAGGTCCGCTTCATATATGATGCGGCAGGCAGCATTCGCTTCTCCCGAAAAGATATTAAACGACTGAAGCAGGCAGGGGTCAAGGTCGCTCCTTTTCTGCCTTTAAAATATGGATTCTTTAATCAAAAACTTAATTTTCGAAATCACCGAAAAATCGTCATTATTGATGGAGAGACAGGGTTTGTCGGGGGGTTAAATGTCGGCAAGGAATACGTAGGACAGGATGAAAAGATCGGCTTTTGGCGTGATACGCATGCCATGTTAAAGGGGGAGGCTGTTCAGACCCTTCACTCCGTTTTTATGCTCGACTGGGAGTACGTATCAGATGAAGTATTAATTGATGATCCGAGGTATCATATGCCGCATCTTGTGACCGGAGAGGATGTCATTCAGGTTGTACCAACTGGACCTGATATGAAAGAAAGTATGAGCGATTTATATGATGCCCTCATTTCTAATACGAAACAATTTATCTGGATTGCCACACCTTACTTTGTACCAAACGAATCGATTCGCACTGCGCTCAAAATTGCTGCCACAAGAGGGGTGGATGTGCGGGTGATGGTGCCGGAGATCAATGACGGTTTTCTCACACAATATGCCACACGATCCTATTTTTCTGAGCTTCTAAAAGAGGGCATCAAGGTGTATCACTATCAAAAAGGGTTCATGCATCAAAAGGTGATGATCGCAGATGGAGAACTCGCCTCTGTCGGCACAGCAAATGTCGATATGAGAAGCTTTCAGCTCAATTTTGAGGTCAATGTCTTTACAGCTGCGAAAAAGCCAATTGAGCAATTGATGGCCCACTATGAGGAAGATATGAAAGAATGTGAGCAAATGGGCCCTGTACATTTTTATAAAAGAGGCTTAAAAGAGCGGTTGAAGGAATCATTTGCCCGATTGTTTTCTAGCGTATTATGA